AAGGCGCAGCTTCAACGACGGAGATCTCGGGCCGGTCCCGCCGCATTGGAAAGGAGAGTGCGTGGAAGGGGACAGATTTTCCAAGTCGAATTGTAACAGGAAGGTTGTTGGCGCGAGGTTCTTCTTCGCAGGATACGAGGCGGCGCGCGGCAAGATCAACGGCTCTGCGGAAATCAAGTCGGCGAGAGACTCCGACGGGCATGGGACCCACACCGCGTCGACTGCAGCGGGCGGCCATGTATCAGGAGGGTCGATGCTCGGCTACGCCAACGGCGTTGCGTCCGGGATCGCGCCAAAGGCGCGGATCGCCGCGTACAAGATCTGCTGGTCGTCGGGATGCCTCGACTCTGACATACTCGCCGCCATCGATCAGGCCGTCGCCGACGGCGTCAACGTGATTTCGCTTTCGGTGGGGTCCGGCGCCGTGCCGTACTACTACGATCCAATCGCGATGGGCACGTTCGGCGCGGTAGAGCGCGGCATCTTCGTGTCGGCGTCGGCCGGGAACGAAGGGCCCGGAGAAATGACGGTCACTAACGTCGCGCCATGGATTACGACGGTCGGTGCCGGAACGATTGACCGTAATTTTCCGGCCGATATTCTGTTGGGAAACGGTAAGGTAATTACCGGCGTTTCTTTGTACAGCGGCAGCGATTTCCCGCCGAAACGTTTCTTTCCTATCGTCTATGCTTGGAACGCTACAGGTGGCGCGGGAACGAGTTCCCTTGGCCCACTCTGCATGAAAGGGACGCTGGACCCACAGGTGGTACGTGGCAAGATCGTGTTGTGCGATCGTGGAGGGATTCCACGTGCCGTGAAGGGAGAGGTCGTGAAGGAAGCTGGTGGGGCTGGGATGATCCTGGCCAACTCTGCTTATGATGGAGAAGGCCTAGTAGCCGACGCGCACGTGCTACCAGCGGTCGCGATTGGAGAGAAGGAAGGGTATGACGTGCATGGCTACCTAGCCACTACCAAAGACGCGCGGGCTACGTTCGTCTTCCGTGGGACCCAGCTGGGTGTACACCCAGCGCCAGTCGTTGCGTCCTTCTCGTCGCGTGGTCCCGACCTGGAGTCTCCGTACATTATCAAACCCGACGTGGTTGCGCCAGGTGTCAACATCCTAGCTGCATGGCCCGAtggtgtgggccctaccaatcTCCCGTCAGATAAACGCCGGACGGAGTTTAACATCTTATCGGGTACGTCGATGGCGTGTCCCCACGTGTCGGGTCTGGCTGCTCTGCTGAAGGGGGCCAATCCGGACTGGTCCCCAGCTACGATCCGGTCCGCTCTGATGACTACAGCGTACGTACAAGATAACGTGGGGCACACCTTGCTGGACGAAAAGAGTGGAAACGCCTCGACCGTTTGGGACCTCGGTTCGGGACACGTGGACCCGGAGAAAGCCATTGATCCGGGGCTCGTATACGATCTTACTGTGGAGGATTACCTGCATTTCCTATGCGACTCCAATTACACGAGGAGGAATATTCGGTCAATCACGAGGAGGCAGGTAAACTGTACGACGCCGAGAGGCCAGCCTTGGAATATAAACTATCCGTCGATTTCTGTGGTCTTTGAAGGATCAACGGCTGGGATGAAGCAGGTTGAGGTTCGCAGGACGGTGACGAATGTAGGAGACGGAGCGTCGGTCTATAATGTTAAGGTTCGCAATCCTGTGGGGGCCACtgttacggtggaccccacgagGCTGGAATTTGGCGGGAAAGGTGAGAAACGGTCGTATGTGGTGAGGATTACGGCGGCCAGCGTCAACCTGATGCCGGGGAGTTCGAAGAGTGAGTTTGGTGTGCTGGCGTGGGCGGATGGGAGACATGTGGCCAGCAGCCCGGTTGTGGTGACGTGGCAGCTAAAGTACTGAGGGGCGTATATCTATCGGAGGTCTAGATTTGTACATACAATATATAGTATATATGTGGTTCCATACGTATAACCTACATACTACATGTTGTGGGGATAGTATATGGAAGTTAGGATCTGGTTAACATCAAATGTGGAAGTTATGTATTGAAAATAACCGTCGTTATGTTTACTTTTCCTCCGCCAGTATACTTAGAAGTGAAAAACTTTGATAGTCTGgcagagagtgatggatgataagTTGGTACCTACATATTACATATAGGTTGCATTCGTGGGGCACagctaattttaaattaaaataactaAATTATAGAACCCACGCTTTAGATGAATAAACAAAAATTACTTTGGTTTGATTATTGGCTTAGTATACATTTATTGGACAGCTGACGTGGGGATGAACTTGATGAGaacgatcatcgtcttcctcaaggataactactccgaatctacggaacttccttggactcctcacaaagacttctcgaatccaggagaaaaaaaaaacaagagaataGAATAGTAgtcatgaaaattcataaattgattgatagatagttgaaataaacaagtttacaATCCTTTATATAGGAATACCAAGATCAAGAAGaagtttaaaaattaaattataattaaaactccttaaaattcataacttagtaaatttctatttatagtaagtatcctatgtggcttaaccatgttattctcctaatttttctaaacacttttcatgttgatacaactcctaaagctcagcggatgaagagttatgatcaaattaaaacttactaaaattagtaaaaatagaaatagacatggaatttgaccgttggaatctcgcaaattcggcgtggttggctaaagtagctcatcctaccccaaaatcatttagTACATCAAGTAACTTATTCTGATTTgcaagatatgcttgttttaaggttctgacggtcttgatgactttcgCCTTCGaacgggccttctctggtccatcatggacatgaaagtgtccgcgactcactctacatcagtccccccaacttcaaaagaactcgtcctcgagttctcgtgctgcttcgGTTCTTGATACACGATCAAGTGCGCCTTAACGATACATGGATAAAAAGTTATGattaatttacggtccaccttcattTGATCCAACTGTGCTATGATTGTATCTGtaacacgttctacatcagaccccttaatttgaaaaaaaaactcatcctcgaatTACTTAAGGAacttggttcatgattctgagataacttttgacatcaatgtttattagtcattttcttgtacttggcattaggctcttgagctgacacaatacatgtactcatgctttccttgacttgaccaatatcgatcagttccttcaccCCTGATTTCAAAATCTGACATTCTTTTCGACTTACCTGACAGTGAGGGCAGTTGGGCAAGCTAGTCTCAGGgacaaggcctatgtgatgttggatgtccctcatggaggGCAATCCATCGTGTATATCTTTGGGCGAAACTTCTTTAAATTTGTTCAGAAAATGCCTTAAACTTGGAATAATGTCTAAGGGTTTCGATTTCTCATCCTTTACCACTACGACGTATACCTCGCTAGCTTCCTTAAATTCCTCCACAAAACCTCGAATGGTTAAGAGGGAGCTCCCCTCCATTTTAGAAGCCTTGGGGTGTTTCTCTGGTGTCTTATGAGTAAGGATTATCTTTCAACCGTCCTTAATAAAGACGTAAATATTGTCTCATCCTTGGTggtcgcatcacggtctgacTGTCATGGTTgactgagtaacatatgacatacATCCATGTCTACCATGTCACAAAGTATCTAATCTTTAtaagttttaccaattgaaaataagatactgcattgttcagttacattGCTCTCATTCACCCTTTTAATCAAACCAATTGAGTAAGATGAATGATGTTTTGTCGTAGGTAGcagcaacttgtccaccatcactttcgAGACGATATTCTCTctactaccactatctatgatcacatcacaaacaTTGTCATTGACGGTGCAATGCGTATGAAATATATTATGTCATTGTGGATGTAATTCTTTCCGTGAGGTGTACATTAATCGCATCACGATTAGAGATTTGTCACGAtctttgtccatccattcttcacCATGTGCTCCTTTGTCAATGACTTGTTCATCTTCGTcaaagccagggtcttctttTGCAGCCTCACCTTCAATGCCCCCTTTATTAAGGGTTAAGTGAGTTGTGGGGTGTTAAAGCCTAGATGGGCCGCTCCCACTAGTTGCAGAAGGTTGAAGATATCCTGTTACTAGTTCCTTTCCTCGTGTCAGTTCTAAATCTTGAGTGGGACCCGTATGAGGGGCCGAATTGAAGGGTAAGGTTGAATAggaactcttgcaagttgtgtttctgccctatcTGTCAACTGAAATACTTCATCCATGGTCCTAattgggtgcatctgaactcggtcttGAATCGACgatcgtaacccacctataaattgtACTAACTTCTGTGATTTTGTTTCTGACAGATTGTTTCGTGTTGCTAACCGCctgaattcttcagtgtaatctataACGGTTCGATTCCCCTATTGGCAATTTTGGTTTCGCTGGAACAATACCTACTCGTAATCACTACAgaggaatcgtgatcgaagaaggcgtctcatccgtCACCATGATGAGATGAGTGTCTTGTTTTGTCGGGCACGTGaaagttgtaattgctcccaccatgtagaagcaccGGATTTTAATTTGAAGGCTACCAACTTCACCTTTTTATGCTCTGACACATCTATGTAATCGAAATATTGTTCCACTTCAGCAAGCCAGTCGAGGAAATCTTTTATACATAATAAtccattaaaactagaaagtttagccttacctcgatagtctctttcaataCGATCTAGACGATCTCCTTCATAGACTAGTTGTCGGGCAAAGCCTTCATCAAGGTCCTCATCGTTAGAACTCGCATTATCTGGTATAGCCCTGCGATTCATCACTGGTAGTGCTTTATGAAAATCGGGATTGTGTCGTATAACAATCATGGGTAGTTGAGCATCACCTAGGGCTCGAGGTGAAATTAGTGCATTCGCAAGACAGTTGAGGGTTGTCTGCAGCCCTTACATGATTAATTGACTCTCCCGGTGTAAAGCTTTCATtattctttctgaaagataatgAATTCATGAATCACCGTGCGCAGGATTTTAATctataccttcgttgtttgctaTCGGCCCGAGGGGAGTCATCACTTTGATAGCAATTGGCgaagggatgaacgtgatgaggtcgatcaccattttcctcaaggataactactccgaatccacgaagcttctctagactcctcacagagacttctcgaatccacaaggaaaaagcaagaaaatagaaatagaattcatgaaaatttgtaaattgattgatagatagttgaaataaacgagtctacaatcctttaaataaggataccaagactaggaagaagtttaagaattaaactataactaaaactccttaaaattcgtaacttactataaatagtaaatttctatttatagtaagtgtcttatgtggcctaaccacgttattctcctaatttttctaaacacttttcatgttggacacaactcctaaagcccaacggatgaagagttataatcaaactaaaacttattaaaaaatagtaaaaatggaactaaacatggaatttgaccgtcaatctaatggaatctcgcaaattcggcatgggcattggttggctaaagtagttcgtcctaccccaaaatcacatatagTAGGTCGAATaaatcattccagtttgcgagatatgcctgttttaaggttctgactgtATTGACGACTTTCGCCTTTGATCGgcccttctctggtccatcttggacatgaaagtgtctacaaCCCGCCCTACAGCAACAATTTAAAATGTAAAATATCACGTGGACTTATACCCGTAAATAAGTTTATGTGAATTAAAGGATAGAGCTgactaatatgattttttttatcatagtaagtTTAATAAGAGGGCGGAGTTGTCCAACTAAACTTGGTTAATTTGAGGGGGTGTTTGGATGGCaagttactttggataagtttcCTATGCTATAAATAACCTATCATGGTTTCCACTTATTCAGTGAATAATTATGTTTTGCAATAAATATATTTATCAATAAAAAAAAGTAGACAAACACATTGTTTTACAACATTATAATTTATAAGCAATTGTCcctcttaagtttttttttttttaatagtctcCTCAGTATCTATAATCCATCATATGGAGCTAACATTTGATGTAAACTATTCATTGTCTATtcccaccttagatgtgggcctTCCATTATACAAAGTATACACTGGATGTGAGCCATTTATTATTATGGCtcgacctttaatgtgcatcaTTCATTATGTTGGGTCcatctttgatgttggtcatccatcaaatgggacccaccatcaattttattgtccataatgtggggctcaccttcaatatccaccgcacatcatgtggagcccatctttAATGTGGATAGTCTATCATGTGTGCCTCACctctgatgtgggttgtccatcgtgtagggcccgccttggatatgggctacacatcattagggccaatctttgatgtggaccgtccatcatgtgaggcccaccttgacttgGGTTGTCCACCATGCAAGGCCCCGCCTTAGATATGAACTATTCATCATTAAGGTCAACTTTTGATgttgattgtccatcatgtggggtccaccttgatgtagagcttccatcatgtgggcccaccattattaattgcctataatgtggagcccacatttgatgtggactatccatcatgtgggccctaccttcaatgtgggttgtccatcatgaagGGCTTGTGTTGGATGTATGTagacgtccatcatgtggggtcacctcaatatgggtcatccatcacatggggcccagcttcaatgtccacagcccatcatgtggagtagtccacctttgatatggacagtctatcatgtgggccccatctttgaAGTGGGTCGTTCATCATACCAGTCTTCTTTGGATGTgggtttttttatatattatgatGGGCTTACCTTTTATGTGGACTAACTGTATGTGGGCTCCCATTAATACGGGGTCATCCTGCGTgtgagcccaccttcaatgtaaATAATCCACCGATGTgagtcccacctttaatgtggataaTCCACCACATGggacctcctttgatatggaccttGAAGCAGAGCCTCCTTTAACATCTAACGGTGGGAGAGAAGTAGATAAGCCACATATTAAAAAGCTAATAATAAGTACTTGTTAAAATAAGTAGATTTTGGCACAAAAGTTACTTTTACATGATGCTGGCCAACTAACTTAAGTTTAAAATGTAACTTAATTACTTAGCACAAGTTGGCACCGAAACGTGCCCTAAGCTATTATAATTCCATAATTTTGAAATGCATTTGTCATGTTAACCAAGAATCTCCTACCACAATAATTTTGAAGACAGTTAGGTGAGGACCCCACCAGCTAACTTGCTGTTGTTAAAGtttcatggccccaccatgaagtatgtgttttatccatgttgtccatccattttgctattttattttagagcatgagcccaaaattgaggcatatccaaatttcCAATGGACCACACATGAAAACATTGTTGAGTGAACATCCACCATGAAAAGCTTTCTAGGGCTCATCgtagtatttatttgccatctaaccggtTGAAAAAGTCACATAAATCaggatgaggggaaaacacatattttggcttgatccaaaacttccaatggcccccaaaatgtttttaacaataagcattcaatccccactgtaacatgcagtgtggtccacctgacatttggatctacctcatttttgggctcaagccctaaagtGAGCTGAAAAACAATGGACTGCAtcgataaacacatacatcatggtagggcccacagaaattTGACACTAGCTAGTgatgggtcactagccaaaccatgtGGAATGTGAAAGTGTCTATCAACTAGATGAGATATATCAGGTGATCTAATGAAAAAACATGTGCACTTGTCAAATATGAGTTTTAAAATACAAAGGATAAAACCATCATTTAATTTAAAAGAATATTTACCTTTCACTCTGGACCTAGTTTCCAATTGCAGACAATCCTTATATCAAGTAGCATAGGCT
This DNA window, taken from Magnolia sinica isolate HGM2019 chromosome 14, MsV1, whole genome shotgun sequence, encodes the following:
- the LOC131224887 gene encoding subtilisin-like protease SBT1.5; the protein is SSPFVSFSCTRQQHSSFYSVHHQPFPPFVFFPKIANKPNQNPSPNPQSPPFKYLHSTICSNAFNSSFITENTIFLQKPTSLSISTPQSFQMTLLWALFLTSWLAFSAIATLDPAQRSTFIVRIRNDLKPSVFRDVDQWYKSTLKSLTSNPYESQDSSEGDFLHVYRTVFHGFSAKLSSAEASEIKNRLGVLDVFPDRVRQIQTTRSPQFLGLTANSRHGLLAESNYGSNVVIGVLDTGIWPERRSFNDGDLGPVPPHWKGECVEGDRFSKSNCNRKVVGARFFFAGYEAARGKINGSAEIKSARDSDGHGTHTASTAAGGHVSGGSMLGYANGVASGIAPKARIAAYKICWSSGCLDSDILAAIDQAVADGVNVISLSVGSGAVPYYYDPIAMGTFGAVERGIFVSASAGNEGPGEMTVTNVAPWITTVGAGTIDRNFPADILLGNGKVITGVSLYSGSDFPPKRFFPIVYAWNATGGAGTSSLGPLCMKGTLDPQVVRGKIVLCDRGGIPRAVKGEVVKEAGGAGMILANSAYDGEGLVADAHVLPAVAIGEKEGYDVHGYLATTKDARATFVFRGTQLGVHPAPVVASFSSRGPDLESPYIIKPDVVAPGVNILAAWPDGVGPTNLPSDKRRTEFNILSGTSMACPHVSGLAALLKGANPDWSPATIRSALMTTAYVQDNVGHTLLDEKSGNASTVWDLGSGHVDPEKAIDPGLVYDLTVEDYLHFLCDSNYTRRNIRSITRRQVNCTTPRGQPWNINYPSISVVFEGSTAGMKQVEVRRTVTNVGDGASVYNVKVRNPVGATVTVDPTRLEFGGKGEKRSYVVRITAASVNLMPGSSKSEFGVLAWADGRHVASSPVVVTWQLKY